The Natranaeroarchaeum aerophilus DNA window TCGACGTATCGTTCCAGTCTGTCAGGCAACTCCTTGCCGGGCTTGACGGTGATCGAGTCACCGTCGAGGCGGATGTCCGCTCCCTGTGGATTGACGCGCACGCGTCCCGTTCCGTCGTCGACGAGGAAATCGACGCCGCCCTGTCCCTCGTCGAGGGTCTGCCAGCTCGAAGAGTTCCCCGACGATCGCCACTCCTCGACCTCGTACGTGTAGGCGAGACACTCGGTGCCGGTAAAGGGGGCTGTGACGGTCCCGTGGTCGTCGTCGGGGACCGCCGTTCCCTCGACCTCGACCGGCCCGCGATGGCCGTTGACCGACCGGATGTCGAGCGGGTCGTTTCGGAGAATGTGATACGTGGTTCGCAGCCTGCGGCCGCCGCCGAGCAGGAAGTAGCCCGCTACGCCGGCGACGCCGAACAGGAGGGCGAGTTCGACAAGCATCACCGGCTATTGTCGGCTTGGCATCAAATCGTTTCCGTTGCGCGCGATGATGTCGTCGCTGTGGTGTGTCTGCCGTCGCACGACGCGCCCGAGCGGGACGGCTCGACGCCGCGATGCCGGTACTCACTTTACCGGCGCGTCCCAACCCGCGGGCATGAACCACGACCGCTCTCGCGAACTATACGACCGAGCACTGTCGTCGATTCCGGGCGGCGTCAACTCCTCGGTGCGCGCGATCCGACCGTACCCCTTCTTCGTCGAGCGAGGCGACGGCGGCCACGTCATCGACGCCGACGGGAACCGGTATCTCGACTTCGTCAACGGCTACGGCCCCCTGCTCTACGGGCACGACCTTCCACAACCGGTCCAGAGCGCCGCTCAGTCGGCGGTCAGCAAGGGGCCGATGTACGGCGCGCCGACGGAGATCGAGGTCGATCTCGCGGAGTTCGTTTCCCGGCACGTCCCGAGCGTCGAGATGATCCGGTTTGTCAACTCCGGCACGGAGGCGACTGTCTCCGCGGTCCGGCTCGCCCGCGGGTACACCGGCCGCGACAAGATCGTCGTCATGCAGGGCGGCTACCACGGCGCACAGGAGTCGACGCTGGTCGAGGGCGAGGACGGCCACGTCCACCCGAGCAGTCCGGGGATCCCCGAGGAGTTCGCCCGGCACACGATCCCGGTGCCGTTCAACGACGTCGACGCCGTGCAGGACGTCTTCGCGGCCCACGGCGACGAGATCGCCGCGGTGCTCACCGAGCCGATCCTCGGCAACAAGGGGATCGTCCACCCGGTTGATGGCTACCACGAGACGCTCCGGGATCTCACGGAGGACCACGACGCCCTCCTGATCTTCGACGAGGTCATCACCGGCTTCCGCGTCGGCGGGCTCCAGTGCGCGCAGGGCAAGTTCGGCGTCACGCCCGACGTGACGACCTTCGGCAAGATCGTCGGCGGCGGCTTCCCGGTCGGCGCGATCGGCGGCAAAGCCGAGATCATCGAGCAGTTCACGCCCGCGGGCGAGGTGTTCCAGTCGGGCACCTTCTCGGGTCACCCCGTCACGATGGCGGCGGGCTACGAGTCCCTGAAATACGCCGCCGAGAACGACGTCTACGAGCACGTCAACGCGCTGGGCGAACAGCTCCGCGAGGGGCTGACCGAGATCGTCGCCGACCGCGCGCCGAGTTACACCGTCGCCGGGACCGACAGCATGTTCAAAGTCCTGTTCACCCGCGAGGGGCCCGACTCCACTGAAGGTCAGTGCGAGGCTGGCTGTCGCCAGCGGTCCGACTGCCCGCGCTACGAGCACTGCCCGAAAAACGGCGCGGACGTCGCCGACTGCGAGGACGAGCGCTGGGAGCGGCTGTTCTGGCCCGCGATGAAAGAACAGGGGATCTTCCTGACGCCCAACCAGTACGAGTCCCAGTTCGTCAGCTACGCGCATACCGAAGAGGACGTCGAGACGCTCCTAGAGGCGTACGAGGCGGCGCTGTGACTCCTTCGAGCTCAGCCATCGCCAGTCTCGCGCTTTATTGCTACTTCTGCCGGTCGGAGCCGGCGCTGGTCACCGATTCACTGGTACCCTTCTGACGTTTTGATTTGAGTCTCCTAATGACCAACTGCTGATAAACAATTACAAAGGAAAGGGCCATCATCCCGATCGCCATTATTGGGGCCTCTATGATGGAGAGCCGGTCGTAGAATCCACTGAAGTAAGCCGCGAATCCAGCCACGACGAGGACGAGTGGTACAACCGTTAGAACGATTCTGCGTCTTGATATATTTTACTAATTGTATAGATTGAATTTGAATACTGTGATCCGGTGTTTGGATACAGTTGACTGCTTTCGATCTGAAATCTGTTCACTATAACTGGTCCGAGCGAGCAACGTTCCCGGACTGTCCCTTTCAGCGTCCCCGCCACCGCAACACCCGTACGACTCCCTCAAACAGCACGATCAGTCCGAGTGCAGTCACGATAGGTAACAGGCCGGTCGGATCCGGTGCCAACAGCAAACTGCCAAAAAAGAATACGGCCCACGCGACGTATCGACGTCCTGCCAACCGTTGCCAGAGACGCCCGGTGTCGTCCGATTCGAGAGATTTGCCGGAGTGAGCTCGATCAGCCACACGAACTACCTGCGATCCCACGATAATAAACCTCGGTCCCGGAAGCGTTTATTTTCCGGCGGCTGTTGGTCTCAGTATGGGACTGCTCAAACACCTCGCGAACGGCATCATCTCGGTCATCATCAGCGTCGGAATCACGGTCGCACTCGCGGACGAAGAGGACGGCCCGTGGGGGATCGGCGAGGTCGCGCTCTCGGTCGCGATCACCGCATTCCTCTCGGGCTTTTTCACGAGCTACTTCGCCAAGTGAGCTGTTCGGCTGCGTCGCCATCCAAAGAACGTGCTTTTCACCGTGGCAGATAGAGAGCAGGGTATGAGCAATCGCGATACGATACGGCTGGCGACGCGGCATTCGGATCTTGCGCTCCGCCAGGCGGCGACGGTGAAGGAGGCCCTCGAAAGCCGTCGACAGGACGTCGAACTGGTGGAGGTGGAGACGACGGGTGATCGGATCCGCGACGAGTTGATCCATCGGCTGGGCAAGACCGGTGCGTTCGTCCGCAGCCTTGACGAGAAGGTTATCGATGGCGACGTCGACGCCGCGGTCCACTCGATGAAGGACATGCCGACAGACCAGCCAGAGGAACTGATCGTCTCGGGTATCCCCGAGCGCGGCCCGCCGGGCGACGTGCTCGTCACACCCGAGGGAACGGGGCTGGACGACCTGCCCGAGGGCGCGACCGTCGGCACGTCGAGCCTGCGCCGACAGGCACAGCTCCTCGACGCGCGCCCTGACCTCACCGTCGAGCCGCTCCGGGGCAACGTCGACACGCGCGTCGAGAAACTGCTCGCACCGGGCCTGCAGGCCGAACACGAGGCCCGGACTGAAGCCGAAAAAGAGCGCAAGGGGAACGCGGGCAACGACGAGTACGAACACCCCTACGATCGGGACGTCGAGGAGTGGTTCTCGGATCTCGCCGAAATAGAGCGTCGCTCGATGGAGCGGCAGGTCGAGACGGAGTACGACGCTATCGTCCTCGCCGAGGCTGGACTCGAACGGAGCGGGCTGCTCCACCGCATCGAGTACGAGCGACTGCCGACGACCGACTTTGTCCCCTCTCCGGGCCAGGGCGCGCTCGCGGTGACGAGTCTGGACGACGCGGTCGGCGAACGGATCCATACCGCGCTCGACAACCCACGGACGCGCGTCGAGACGACGGTCGAACGGACGATCCTCGCAGAACTCGGCGGCGGCTGTGTCGCACCGATCGGCGTCTACGCCGTCGTTCAGGGCGAGCACGTCAACGCGACCGTCCAGGTGTACAGCCGCGATGGCGGCGAGACCGTGGCGACGAGTCGCGATCTGTCGGTCGAACGGCACGTCCGCGACGCGCGAGCGTTCGCCCAGGACCTGGCCGAGCGTGGCGCGGCCGAACTGATTGAGGATGCAAAGCGCGAGGAGAGTGAGGGAGAAGCAAAGCGGGTGGAGCGTGACGAGGAATGAGTGAGGAGGACTCCCCGGATCCGGACGATGCGGTCGGCAAAGTGTATCTCGTCGGCAGCGGCCCCGGCGATCCGGACCTCCTCACGGTGAAAGCCAGACGCCTGCTTGATGAGGCCGATGTCGTGCTCCACGACAAACTCCCCGGCCCGGATATCATCGACTCGATCCCCGAGGAGAAACGCGAGGACGTGGGCAAACGAGCAGGTGGAGAGTGGACGCCACAGGAGTACACGAACCGGCGGCTGGTCGAGACCGCCGAGGCGGGCAACACCGTCGTGCGCCTGAAAGGCGGCGACCCGTTCGTCTTCGGCCGCGGCGGCGAGGAGATGGAACACCTCGCCGAGCACGGGATCCCATTCGAAGTCGTCCCCGGCATCACGTCGGCGCTTGCGGGCGGCGCAGTCGCCGGGATCCCGGCTACACACCGCGATTACACCTCCAGTATCTCCTTTGTCACCGGTCACGAGGATCCGACCAAGGAGGAGTCGGCGATCGACTGGCAGGCGCTTGCCGACACCGGCGGCACGCTCGTCGTCCTGATGGGCGTCGGTAAACTGCCGCTGTACACCGACGCACTGCTGGACGCTGGCAAAGATCCCGAGACGCCAGTTGCACTGGTCGAACGCGCGACGTGGCCCGACCAGCGCGTCGTGACGGGCACACTCTCCACGATCGTCGACGTCCGGGACGAGTACGATATCGAGCCACCTGCGATCACGATCATCGGCGAGGTCGCGGCGACACGCGAGCGGGTGATCGAGTATCTCGAAAACGAACAGGGTGGGGACGATGCCGCGTGACACCACCGTCGCCGTCTTCCGGCCCGACGACGAGCGCCTCGACGACGCCGCCGAGTTGATCGAATCGCTGGGCGCGACGCCGGTTCCCGACGCGATGCTGGCCGTCAAACCCACCGACGCGACGCCCCGAACCGACGCCGACCTCGTCGTCCTGACGAGCAAGACCGGCGTCGAACTCGCCGCCGCGGCGGGCTGGGAACCCGCCGACGCGACGGTTGCGGCGATCGGCGAGAGCACCGCAGCGGCGCTTCGCGATGCCGGCTACACGGTCGATATCGTCCCCGAAGAGTACACCTCGACGGGGCTGGTCGATGCGCTCGCCGGGGACGCGGCCGGCAAGCGTATCGAGGTCGCACGGAGCGACCACGGCAGCGACGTGCTCACAGATGGGCTCGACGAAGCGGGCGCGTACGTGCACGAGACGATCCTGTACCGGCTCGTGCGACCCGATGGTGCTGGCGAGTCGGCCGCACTCGCCGCCGAGGGCGAACTGGACGCTGCGGCGTTTACCTCGTCGCTGACGGTGGCTCACTTCGTCGAAGCCGCAGAAGAGCGCGGCATCAGGGAGGCGGCGATCGAGGGGCTGAACGACGCTGTCGTCGGCGTCATCGGCCCGCCGACCCGCGAGACCGCCGCGGAGTACGGGATCGACGTCGACGTGGTCCCCGACCGGGCGGATTTCGAGGAACTGGCCTGTGACGTCGTCGAGGCGGCCGCGCCGACGCACTTCCAGTGACGGGTCCGGAGCGGATAATACTCATTTGAATCGGGATTAATTTATGTGTTGGGGGAGGGGTTCTTCTAGTATCCATGCGTTTCCGCCGAACGTTTCTCGCCACACTCGCGGCCGGGACGAGCAGTCTCGCCGGCTGTGTGAGCACTGGCGATGATGACGGGCCGGAACACGCCGAACCAGAGCGGGAACTGTGGTCGTTTCAGGCAGACGGGCGAGTCTCGACGACGCCGGCAGTCGTCGACGGGCGCGTGTACGTCGGGAGCAACGACACCAACATCTACGCGCTGGACGCCGCCGACGGCGAGGAACACTGGCATTTCGAGACCGGTGGCGAAGTCTGGTCGGATCCGGTGATCGAAGGCGACACGCTGTACGCAGGAAGTCGCGATTCTCGCATCTATGGGCTCGCTCTCGACGGTACCGAGCGGTGGACGTACGAAACCGAAGGCTCCGTATGGGCATCGCCAGCGGTGAGAGACGGCCGTATATTCGTCGGTAGCGGTGACATCCTGTACGTACTCGCAACCGACGTCGGTGAGAGAGAGTGGGACCTCGCTACCGGTGGTTCGATACTGTCGGCTCCGACGATCACAGACGATCGGGTCTACGTCGGGAGTAACGACTCTTACCTGTACGCGGTAGACCGTGCCGACCGCGACCTCGCGTGGCGCTACGAGACCGGGGAACACGTCTCGACGACTCCAGCACTGCACGAGGAACTCCTGCTTTTCGGGTCGACGGATAGACGCTTCTACGGAGTCGACCGTCGGACGGGTTCGGAACTCTGGAGTTACGGAACCGATGGTGGTATCTCATCCTCACCGACAGTACACCGCGGAAGTGTCTACTTCGGCAACTGGCGAATGCGGGTACACGCTCTCGATGTCGGGACGGGTGACCAGGAGTGGCGAGTCACACTCAACGGCCGGATCAACGGCTCGCCGACGATCATTGATGACGTGCTTTACATCGGGGATTCGTCGGGGATCGTCCACGCACTTGATCCTGATACCGGCGAGACGCACTGGCAGTTCGAGACGGGCAACGCGGTCAATGCCTCGCCGACGATTGTGGACGATGTCGCCTACATCGCGAGCAACGACGGACACGTCTACGCGCTTGATATCACGTAGGGACCGGCAGGAATGGTCCTCGCTACTCCGGACAGTTGGCGCTCTCTCGCATAGAAAGTACGGGACGAAAATCCACGACGTTGGAGTAGCTACGAACTGTCGTTTTCGATAGATTCCACCACTTTGGCAACCTGCCGCTCGGTTTCGAACGGCTCCAGCGCGGTCTCGATGTCGACCGCGAGCCGATACGCCGGGTTGCCCTTCCCGACCGGCGATCGGTCGTCGATCCGGGTTTGCTCGGCGTATGCCGTCTTGGAGAGGTCCTTGAGCCGCCGAACGACCTCCTCGTTGGAGATGTCTGCCGATAGATCGCCGAAGTTCCGTTTGCAGGCTGCAGACACGTCTTCTGCGTGAGCGGGCGTCTCCTCTTCTTCGTCGAGCCAGACCAGCGCGAGCAATGTTAGCCGCCCGGTTACGTCCGAAATTGGGGCCGATTCCATACGACGTTCCTGCATGATCGTACGTGTTGTTCAGGGTGACATATAGTTGTCGGGCGTGGTATGCAAACGCCAGTTGGATGTGGAGAACTACATTCCCGGAGATGACTGGTGTTTCGTGCGTACGATTTCAAGAGTTGTCGTCGCTGAGATGTGTTGATTCGAGCTCGCTGAACCCATTTTTGAGGTTCTTATTACGGATCGCTGTTTCAAGATCAGATCTAATGAGATCATTGCATGCTTCAACGAATTCGTTATCGCTTCTTCGTCCATGAACGGTGTATCGTCGGTCTCTATCAGTCTTAATTCCTATAACAATAACATCGTGACTTTCGCGTCTGAAGTATTCAACCGTCGTGGTAAATCCACCCAGGATCAAGAAACCCATGATGAGGGTGATACTATTGACTTCGGGATTTGTTATTTGGCCGGCAAAGAACATCATATAGGAGAGTATCACTAAGCCGGCAGTAGTAGCTGCGAAGAACCAGCCCAGGAATCTGTTCCTGGTGAGTGTTGTATCCCGGTTAATCGTAATACTGGTAACTTCGTCCGCCGGGATCGAAAATGATGGCCAGGTAGACGGATCTTCTGGACTGTACGTGATATGTGTGTCATCCCCGGCGAAGATTCCAGAATTCTCCCCATCAATGACGTATTCATCGATGTACCCTAGAGCTTCGAAGTCCATTGTTGAAAAGTATCTGAACTAGGTATGTTTGTTTATTGTGAATAAGCGTATTCGTTTAGGAAAATATAGCTGTCGGCGAGCTTACTGGGTGACCGTAGTATCATTATACCATTGTTTAATAGTAGTATACTTACCAGTTCAGTTCTTGTGCCGTGATAATGGATACACGCAGGCGTGCTGTGGTGCTCACCGCCTCCGTTTTCGTGGCGGTCGCAGTCGGTGTCTCGTTTCTCCCGGCCGCGCTCGGCGGCGTTGTCGGTGCTGACGCGTATTCCGACAGCACTGTCGAGTTCGACGACAACTCGCAGTTGCTCGATGAGACGAGCAGCCAGTCTGAGGGAGCATCGGTCGCTGAACCGCTCGACTCGGCAACCGGTGAGACGACGGTAATCGTACAACTGGCAGAGCCAGCTGGCTCTCTCGGTGAGACACCCGAGCAATCAGTTGCAACGCTCAAAGGCCATGCCGAACTGTCACAGGAGCCGGTCGTCAGGTTCGCGGACGCTCACGAGGGCGTCACCGTCGAACGGCAGTTCTGGATCACGAACGCCGTACTCCTGACCGTCGACACAGATCGCGTCCCGCTTGCGGAAGTCGCCGCAGTCGACGGCGTCACCGCTGTCGAGGAGAACAGCCAGGTCCGGGCGCTCGACGCACAGGCGTCCAGTCCGGACACGTCGTTGCTCTCTCCATCCGACTCGCTCACCCAGCAGGGCATGTCCAGCACCGACGCGACGTACGGGCTCGATATGATCAACGCGCCCGAGACCTGGCAGGAGTTCGGCACGCAGGGAGAGGGCGTCCGAGTTGCTGTACTCGATACGGGCATCGATGCCGAGCATCCGGACATCGATCTCCACACCGACGATCCGAACGATCCGACGTATCCCGGTGGCTGGGCGGAGTTCGATACTAGCGGGAACCAGATCGAGGGTTCGGAGCCCTACGACGTAGAATCACACGGTACTCACGTCTCTGGTACAGTGGGCGGGGGTGACGCGAGTGGCACGCATATTGGTGTTTCCCCCGGCGTCGAACTCACGCACGGCGGCGTGTTGATGGAGTGCATCGAAGACGACGGGGACGAATTCTGTGGAACCGGAACCCGGGCACAGGTCCTCGGCGGGATGGAATGGGCGGTCGACAATGACGCGGATATCATGAGTCTAAGTCTCGGTGCTAGCGAGTACGACGACGAGTACGCAACCGAAGTTAGAAACGCCGAAGCTGCCGGCGTCCTTGTTGTTGCAGCGTCGGGGAACGATGGTGAAGAAACCAGTAATTCGCCGGGTAACACGTACGAATCGTTTAGCGTCGGTGCAGTCGATTGGGACGAAGAAGTCGCGTCGTTCTCCAGTGGAGAGGTCGTCTCGAAGGACGATTTCGACGATCCGCCGGCCGATTGGCCTGACGTGTGGATTGTGCCGGATGTGACGGCTCCCGGGGTGTACACAGAGAGCACCGTACCGGGCGGGGACTACGAACCGAAATCCGGGACCAGCATGGCCACGCCCCACGTTTCGGGTACGGCCGCGCTGATGCTCTCGACGAACCCGGACCTGACGCCCGAGGAGACTAGACAGGTGCTCGCCGACACGGCGCGGAAACCTGCTGGCGAACCCGTGGAGCAAGACACGAGATACGGGAACGGGATCATCGACGCCCATGGGGCGACAAGCGCGGTCTCCGCTCAAGGTGTTCAGGGTACCGTCATCGGGGAGTCAACTGGCGAGGGTATCGACGGCGTCACCGTCACACTCTCCAATGATGACGGGGAGATCACCACTACGACAACTGACGAACACGGTGAATACTGGATCGAGCACGAGGAGTCCGGCACGTTCCAGCTGGCGATCGACGCCGGGTTCTCCAGCGAGACGACCGACACCGAGATCGGTAGCATCGTGGAGACGGTCGACGTCACGCTCGACGACACCGTCACCGTCGACGGGACGGTCACAGAGGACGTCACTGGCGAACCCGTCCAGAATGCGACCGTCACAGTCGCCGCCAACGACGACGAAACGACCGTCGACACCGACGAACACGGCGAGTACTCGGTCGGTGCCGTCTTCACCGCAGCGACGACCGACGCGACCGTCGACGTTGCGGCAAGCGGGTTCGAACCGGATAGCGACGACGCTTCGATCGCCGACACGTCCGCCGTGACGGTCGATCGGGTGCTGGTCGGGACTGCAAGCCTCACTGGGACGGTTACCGAGGCCGGTACCGATATCCCGATAGAGGGTGGCACAGTCACGGTCGAACGGGATGGCACGACGTACGAAACGGAGACCGATTCGGCGGGTACCTACGAGTTCGCTGCCCTGAAAGGTGCTGACGAGTACGATATCTCGATCACGGCATCAGGATTCACCGAGACGACCGATTGGGGTGTCGAAGTCGCTGATGGAGCCGACGAGACCGCCGACTACGCGCTAACTGGCAACGCCAGCCTCAGCGGGACCGTTACCGAGGCCGGGACGGACGCCACAATCGAAGGTGCGACGGTCACAGCGGAACGAAATGACGTTTCATACGAAACGGAGACCGATTCGGCGGGCACCTACGAGTTCACTGCACTGAAAGGCGCCGACGAGTACGACATCGCTGTCAGTGCGACCGGGTTCGAGGACGAGACCGAGACCGGAGTCGAAATCGCTGATGAAGTCGCCGAGACTGCCGACTACGCGCTAACTGGCAACGCCAGTCTGAGCGGTACCATCACCGAGGCAGGGACGGAAGCACCGATCGAAGACGCGACGATCATAGCAGAGCGAAACGGTATCTCCTACGAGACAACGACCGACGAGAACGGCGAGTACACGTTCGAGGCACTGAAAGGCGACGACGAGTACGGTATCTCGGTCGCTGCGGCAGGGTTCGAAGGGGAGTCCGATACCGGAGTCCAGATCGATGAAGGAGAGAACATGGCCGCCTACGAGCTGACTGGGACTGCCAGTCTCACCGGGACCGTTACAGACACCGATACGAATCCGATCGACAGCGTGACGATCACGGCCGAACGCGACGGGGTCACGTACGAGGCCATAACCAATCAGGACGGCGAGTACACGATCGAGGCGTTGAAAGGCGACGACGAGTACACCGTGACCGCCGCGAAACCGGGGTACGCGACGAACGCCACGGACCGGTCGATCGCCGACAGCGACGTCGCGGTGATGAATTTCGAGCTAACATCTGGCGGCACGGTCACTGGCACCGTCACGGCGTCGGATAGTGCCGAATCGCTCCCGGGCGTGCTGATCGAACACGACGCGGACAGCACGGTTCCGCCGGTCGAAACGGACGACTGCGGGACGTACTCGATCCGGCTTCCGGAGGGAGAGCAGTCGATTACCGCGTCGCTCGAGAACTTCGAGCCCCGCACCGAAATGGTAGATATTAGCGTTGGCGAGGCCACCGAGCGAGACTTCGCACTCGACCCGAAACCCGCCTCCGTCTCGGGAACCGTGACGGACATCGAGACCGACGATCCGCTGGAAGGGACGATCGTTTCGCTCTCCTCGGAGGGTGAAACCTACTCGGTCGAGACCGACGAGGACGGCGCGTACCAGCTCCAGCAGATCCCACGTGGCGAGTACGAGCTTTCGGTGAGTCATCCCGACTACGAGGAGGTCGATTCGAGTAGCCTGAGTCTGGCCGCCAACGCGGATAAAACGGGAGTCGATGTCGCGCTCACACCGAAACCGGGCGTGATCGAAGGTCAGATCATAGATGGCGCGGGCGAGCCCCTGGCGAATGCCACGGCACAGGTTACCGGCGAGGAGATGATTGCTCTCGACGCAAAGACGGATGCCGACGGGACCTACTCGTTTGCTGTCCCACGCGGCGAGTACACCGCCAAGACGACGAAACAGGCCTACGAGAGCGACACGACAACACTGACCGTCGGCCCCAACGAAACCGTCGCCCACGATGTCACGATCGTCCAGTTGCCGGTGTACTTCGACGTGATCGGGTTCGAGGCTCCGGATGCCGTCGAGCAGGGAGACACGATCGACATCGCGGCCGACGTCGACAACCTGGGTGCGGAGACCGGAACGATGAACGTCGAGTACCGGTTCGACGGGGAGACCGTCGACACGACGGAGCTGACGCTCGACGCGGGCGCGAAGGAGACCACCGCGCTCTCCTATGCGATCCCCGACGACACAGAAACCGGCGAGTACGACCACGGTGTCCACGCGAACACCAGCGCAACCGGGACGATCACCGTCCAAGAGGCCGAGGAAGACACCAGTGGCGGCGGTGGAGGTGGCGGTGGCGCGTTCGGACCGCCCGATTTCCAGGTGACGATCACCGACACGAACTCGCCGGTCGATGCGGGAGAGCGACTCGATGTCTCTGTCACGCTCCGAAACGAGGGCGACCGCTCGGACACCCAGTCGATCGAACTCGTCTACCGTGGTGAG harbors:
- a CDS encoding carboxypeptidase regulatory-like domain-containing protein, translating into MDTRRRAVVLTASVFVAVAVGVSFLPAALGGVVGADAYSDSTVEFDDNSQLLDETSSQSEGASVAEPLDSATGETTVIVQLAEPAGSLGETPEQSVATLKGHAELSQEPVVRFADAHEGVTVERQFWITNAVLLTVDTDRVPLAEVAAVDGVTAVEENSQVRALDAQASSPDTSLLSPSDSLTQQGMSSTDATYGLDMINAPETWQEFGTQGEGVRVAVLDTGIDAEHPDIDLHTDDPNDPTYPGGWAEFDTSGNQIEGSEPYDVESHGTHVSGTVGGGDASGTHIGVSPGVELTHGGVLMECIEDDGDEFCGTGTRAQVLGGMEWAVDNDADIMSLSLGASEYDDEYATEVRNAEAAGVLVVAASGNDGEETSNSPGNTYESFSVGAVDWDEEVASFSSGEVVSKDDFDDPPADWPDVWIVPDVTAPGVYTESTVPGGDYEPKSGTSMATPHVSGTAALMLSTNPDLTPEETRQVLADTARKPAGEPVEQDTRYGNGIIDAHGATSAVSAQGVQGTVIGESTGEGIDGVTVTLSNDDGEITTTTTDEHGEYWIEHEESGTFQLAIDAGFSSETTDTEIGSIVETVDVTLDDTVTVDGTVTEDVTGEPVQNATVTVAANDDETTVDTDEHGEYSVGAVFTAATTDATVDVAASGFEPDSDDASIADTSAVTVDRVLVGTASLTGTVTEAGTDIPIEGGTVTVERDGTTYETETDSAGTYEFAALKGADEYDISITASGFTETTDWGVEVADGADETADYALTGNASLSGTVTEAGTDATIEGATVTAERNDVSYETETDSAGTYEFTALKGADEYDIAVSATGFEDETETGVEIADEVAETADYALTGNASLSGTITEAGTEAPIEDATIIAERNGISYETTTDENGEYTFEALKGDDEYGISVAAAGFEGESDTGVQIDEGENMAAYELTGTASLTGTVTDTDTNPIDSVTITAERDGVTYEAITNQDGEYTIEALKGDDEYTVTAAKPGYATNATDRSIADSDVAVMNFELTSGGTVTGTVTASDSAESLPGVLIEHDADSTVPPVETDDCGTYSIRLPEGEQSITASLENFEPRTEMVDISVGEATERDFALDPKPASVSGTVTDIETDDPLEGTIVSLSSEGETYSVETDEDGAYQLQQIPRGEYELSVSHPDYEEVDSSSLSLAANADKTGVDVALTPKPGVIEGQIIDGAGEPLANATAQVTGEEMIALDAKTDADGTYSFAVPRGEYTAKTTKQAYESDTTTLTVGPNETVAHDVTIVQLPVYFDVIGFEAPDAVEQGDTIDIAADVDNLGAETGTMNVEYRFDGETVDTTELTLDAGAKETTALSYAIPDDTETGEYDHGVHANTSATGTITVQEAEEDTSGGGGGGGGAFGPPDFQVTITDTNSPVDAGERLDVSVTLRNEGDRSDTQSIELVYRGEVVDSSEQRVAGGQQRFLTLAADTSAEDIGEQEITVRSADSEDSTTVVIDGDEPAGEAEPSDDGDDDSTPPDSDDGDEDEPTDEEESANGDDGTTDDVESEPGDEGTDDESLPGFGPLAGVLAVLLTVVLLARR